The genomic stretch AAGGTCCACGTCGCTTGAAAGTGGCATGCTTCTCGAATGAACCTGGAATATCTCTAGGCGGGCCTTGGTATCGGGGACCGGAAGGTGAATTTCCCTGTCAAACCTGCCAGGACGGCGAAGCGCGGGGTCGATCATGTCCGGAAGGTTGGTCGCTCCGATAACCGTAACGTTTCCTCTGTGCGTGAGACCGTCCATGAGGGATAGAAGCTGGGCCACCACCCTTTTTTCAACATCTCCCGTAACCTTGTCCCGGCGGGGAGCTATCGCGTCCAGTTCATCAAGGAATATTATGGACGGCTGGTTCTTGGTAGCGTTCTCAAATATCTGGCGCAGCTTGGCTTCGCTCTCTCCGTAGAACCTGTGAATTACCTCGGGGCCGTTTATTACTTGGAAATTTGAATCCGTTTCAAACGCTATGGCTTTTGCGAGCAGGGTTTTTCCGCTTCCCGGGGGGCCTGTAAGAAGGATTCCCCTGGGAGGCTGAACCCCGAGCTTTTCAAAAAGCGATGGGAAGCGTATCGGAAGTTCGAGAATCTCCTTTATTCTTTTTATCTGGCTTGAAAGTCCCCCTATGTCCGTATACGAAACCCTTTCCGCATCCACCTTGTTTTTCGGCCTCTGTATCACGTCCATGCGGGTTTTCTGACTTATGACAACCGAGTGCTCAGGCATCGTGGTAAGCACGTCGAAGTCTTCGGTCTTGGCGGCGGACACTCTCACAGATACCCTGTCTCCGACCGTTACGGGGAGCCCTTCAAGCCTGTTGGTGAGACGCTTGCTTTTGGACGGGTCGTAGAGAAATGCCTTGTTTCTGGGACACAGGGTTATCCTGCTTGCCTTCTCGAGGTCGGCTTTTGTCACTATTACTATGTCGTCAAGCTCAACCCCCGCGTTTTCTCTGGTTACAGTGTCTATTTCTATTACGGAATCCGCTCCGCATTCTTCGGCATCAAGCGGCAGAGCTCTCACGACGGTTTTTTTCCTTCCGTCTATCTGTACCAGATCCCAGGACGTAAGGCCCAGCTCCTGCATGTCTATGGGGCTTATCCTTGCGTAACCCTTTCCCGAATCCCTCGAGTGGATTTCCGATATTTTAAGCGATATCATGAGTCAGCACCTTTCAAAAAAGATATTAACGCTTAAAATTCTATGGTCAAGAAAGCGCCTGCGGGAAGGTGGGAAGCGGCTTTTCCCCGGGAAAAAACGGTTGGCGAGTCAAGTGCAGCTTAAACATCTGAGCCTCAGGAACTACAGGAATTACGAAAATCTCTCCCTCCCGTTCTATACGGGACTGAACGTTATCCACGGACGAAACGCCCAGGGGAAAACCAATCTTCTGGAGGCCATATATCTTGTCTGCGGGATGCGGCCTTTTTCGGGCGCGAAAAACTCTGAGCTCGTGCGCTTCGGCTGCGAGGCTTCGCTCGTTAAGGGGGAGATTCTTTCCGCAAACGGTCTCAATGAAGTGCACATAACCATAAAAAAAGAGGGCCGCCACACGCGGCTTAACTCAAAGACCGTGCGGAGCATAAGTCAGCATTTCGGCCGCTTCAAGGTCGTTTTGTTTCTTCCCTCGGACATAGAGATAGTGAAGGGCGGGCTTCAGGCAAGAAGAAATTACCTCGATTCCGTCGTGAGCGCCGTTCACCCGGCCCACATAAAGCAGCTTCGCGACTACCAGAGGGCCGTAAGCCAGAGAAACCACGTGCTCGGATTAAAGGAGAAATTGTCCCCGCTTTCCGTGGAACTCTGGGATGATCAGATAGCCAGAATCGGAGCCGACATCGTGGGCAGGCGCATCGAGATGATAAAAAGCTTTAACCGCAAGCTCGCCGAGGTTTACGGGGAGCACGGGGAATCGGACACGTCGGCGCGCGTTAGCTACGGGTTTTCGTTTGAACGCAGGGCGGATATCGTGGAGGCGATAAGGGAAGCGCTTTCCAAGAATTTTCCTTCTGACAGAAAAAGGGGTCACACGACAGTCGGTCCCCACAGGGACCGGGTCGGTTTTCTGCTTAACGGGCAGGACGCTTCACGCTTTGCCTCGCAGGGGCAGTCAAAAAATCTGGTTCTGGCGCTTAAGGCCTCAGAGATAAGGCTTTTTAAGGAACACACGGGAACCAATCCCATACTTCTTCTCGACGACATAACGAGCGAGCTTGACATAAAGCGCAGAAGCTTTCTTTTCAAAACTCTCTCGGAATTCACCGGGCAGGTGTTTGTCACCTCGACCGATAAGAACGAGATACCCCGCCGGGGGGAATTCCACTCGTTTCTCGTTGACTCAGGCCGGGTAAAAGCCGGCGCTTAAGAGATTCTGCTCTCTGCGGTCAATGTTTTTAAACAGAGGTCAGAGAAGTTATCATAGAAAGTTAACCAAAAGGTATGTTTAGTTGAAAGGAGGCAATGAAGTGTATAAAATCAAGCTGGTCCTGATAGCGGGCTTAATAGCTATTATGCCGACTCTGGCGGCCGCGAGCGATTGCAGCACGGTTGAAAACAACAATCTCGCGATTCACGCGGTGCCGGAACTCGTTCACCAGAAGGTCACGTTTGACGTAGCGGCGTCGCATACCCCGTTTGATGAAAAGTACTCTGAGATTGATAATATCAGCGTGTTTACGGGGGGAGCGGGCTTCAAGGTAGCGGGGGTAAAACTGGGTATGGGACTCAGTCACTATACAAACGGGACTTCGTACCCGGTAAAAGATGGAGATCCGTGTGTAGGTAATACCGCGTTGGCTGTGGCGGGTTTTGTTAACTTGGGCGAGAGCGCGAGGCTGAAACTGGGGATCGCCAGGAGCAGCGACCTAATAGACTCATTGTCAATCGATAATACTACTTTTCACGCGGGTTTACGTTTCGGATTCTAAGAATGGAACAAATGCAGGAGGATATAACTAAATGGACCTGAAGATAATTGACATTAATTTCTTTATGAAAGAGACGGTAGCGTCTTACCTTATCGAGACCGGCGAAGGACCGATGCTTATAGAAACAGGTCCCGATACAGCATTTGAGAATCTTAAAAGCGGTCTTTCGGACCTCGGCTACGCGCCCTCTGACGTAAAGCACGTGTTCGTAACCCACATTCATCTTGACCACTCGGGTGCCGCCTGGCATTTCGCCGAGGCGGGATCCACCATATACGTTCACCCGGTGGGGGCTCCGCATCTTGTTGACCCTGAGAAGCTCATGAGGTCCGCCACAAGGATATACGGGGACAAGATGGATGAGCTCTGGGGCGAGGTGAGGGGAATGGATCAAAGCAGCGTGGTTGCAATTGAGGACGGCCAAGTCATCAACATAGGGGGCGTAGAAGTAAGGGTTGTTGAGACAGCCGGACATGCCGGGCATCATCACTGCTACCTGATTGAGAACGCACTCTTTACCGGGGATACTGCGGGGTGCCTGATGGCGGGCGGGCCCATGGTTCCCGCAACCCCTCCTCCCGAAATACACCTTGAGAAGTGGAACGCTTCTATTGAGAAGATGAGGGAAATATCCCCCGACATTATTTATCTTACTCATTTCGGCGGGTACACGGATGTGGGTCCCATGCTTGACGCCGCCGCCGAAAAACTCGAAGAGTGGTCTGAGTGGATTGGCGAGAGATTGTTAGCCGGCAAGAGTGATGAGGAGATAACCGAGGAGTTCGGCGCCTACTTCAAAGAGATATTCGAGCGTGAGGGTACAAGCGAGGATGTTTACCGCAAGTACGAACTAATGGCTCCTTACTACATGAACGCCGGCGGCCTCATAAGGTACTGGAGGAGGCACAGGCTTTCTGATTCCTGAGTCTTTTCGCCGGAACGGCGGTTTTGTTTTCTTCGGTTCCTGTCGTTATAATTACTCGTTTTTGAATCGGGGTGTGGCGCAGCTGGGAGCGCGCAGCATTTGGGATGCTGAGGTCGGAGGTTCGAGCCCTCTCACCCCGACCATTTCTTCGTGATTTGATGCGTGACTTGGTTTTTTCCGCGCCCGTAGCTCAGCCAGGATAGAGCAACGGACTTCTAATCCGTAGGTCAGAGGTTCGAATCCTCTCGGGCGCGCATTTCGGTGGTGCTGGGGGGAGTTTCTTTTTCAGAGAAGTGCGGCGCCTAGGAAAAGGTAGAAGGCGCTACCGAATATATCGTTGAACGTGACGAGAAACGGTCCCGATGATACCGCCGGGTCCATCTTTAGCCTGTTAAGAACCAGCGGGCCCGCGACTCCAAGGAACGAAGTTGTAAGCGTGGCTCCTACGATCCCCGCGAATATTACCAGAAACAATCTTGTAACATCAGCCTCCGCAGTATTCAGCAGAAGTCCGATCAGGGAACCCAGAATGCCGCTTATGATCCCCAGAACCAATCCCACTTTGAGTTCTCCCAGAAGAAGGTCTTTTATCTGGCTTTTAACGAAATCACCGGCGGCTATTGTTCTGACGGTGATGGTGTTTGTCTGAACTCCCACGTTTCCGCCCGTAGCCATGACCAAGGGAAGCAGGGCCGCAAGTACGATGAAATTCTCAAGAGTGGTCTGGAATTTTTGCATTATTATAATAGCCAGGACAAGTTCTCCCGCGAGGGCCAGCATTATCCAGGGAGCTCTCAGCCTCACGTTGTCGTATATGGACGTGTGTACAGGGTGCAGCCCCTCGCCGGTTATACCGCCGAGTTTGTATATGTCTTCTCCAGCCTCTTCGGATATGACGTCGAGTATGTCGTCGGCGGTTATCCTGCCGAGCAGCACTCCGGCACTGTCTACCACGGGAAGCGACACTTCGTCGTATTTCCTGAAGATATTAGCTACTTCCTCCTGGTCCATTTCCGGAGTGACCGTGATCTCGACCGGGTCCATTATGGTCCAGAGGGGAGAATCAGGCGCCGCTGTTGAGAGCTTAAGCGGGAACACTCTTCCGACGAGCCTACCAGTTTCGTTCACCACATAGACCATGTGCAGGTCCTCTACGTCGTCTTCGTCTTCTTCCTCGATTTGTCTTATGAGTTCAACGGTTTCTCTCGAAGTGGCGTCGTGCGGACTTTTAAGAACCTCGGTCTGCATGATTCCGCCCGCGGAATCTTGGGGATACTTTAGAAGCGGCGTCACTTCCTCGCGTTCTTCCGGGTCCATGGCTTCGAGAACCTTCTTCGCCACATCTTCCGGCAGTTCTCCCAGGAAGTCTGCGGCGTCGTCCGATTCCATTTCTTCGGCCATCGCGGTGAGGGAAGTCTCCCTCATGGGCTTCAGTAGGCTTACTCGTTCCTCGGGGTTAAGCTGGAAATAGACCTCGGAGGCTACTTCCGCGTCAAGGGCCTCGAGTATTAGATGTTTTTCTTTCTGAAGAGAAGCTTGTAGGAGTGACGCTATCTCGGAGGGGTGCATGGACTGGGTTATGCTTCTTACGGCATCCCAGTTCTCCTTCTTAACAGCCCTGTCTATCTTCTTTACCGTTTTCTTGACGTTAACCGGCATCGCATTACTCTCGGTTCCGTATTTTTTCAGGAGGAGTGTTGAGACACTGCCCCTTTTCTGAACAGATTAGAATACAGTTTTCGATATCGATTACTACAAAAAATATATACTGCGGTTTTTTATTGCTGAGGTTTTTCCGGGTTCGGAATAGAGACAGCAGCTTGTTTCCCAGCTTTCCATAGCGAAACAGATGTTTGCGGAGCTACTGTTTTAGAAATGTCCCACCTTGCTCGGTTATTCCAAAGAAGCGATTTTATCAGGTGTTTCCATCCGCTTTATTTTGTTCCAAGCTTCCCACAGTTCATCTTGCCGGAGAGATGCCCATTCAACAACTAGTCCATGAGCGCGCGGAGGAAGGTGCCCGCGCAATACTGCCAAGGTTTCAATATTCATCAGTACTTGATATTCCCCGTAAAACGCATGGAAGTGAGGAGGTGCGTGGTCATCAAAATACATGCGTATGATTATTCCGTAGAAACGGCAGAGTTCAGGCATTTGCAGAAGAAGCGTCCACGTCTGCCATCTCCCCAATAGATTTTCCGGTCAGTCGCATGTAGAGGGCGTCCGGACAGAGTTCAATATCATCTCCCCAAGCTATTGCCCCATACGAGGTTATACGTACCACCTCAAAG from Candidatus Dadabacteria bacterium encodes the following:
- a CDS encoding CDC48 family AAA ATPase encodes the protein MISLKISEIHSRDSGKGYARISPIDMQELGLTSWDLVQIDGRKKTVVRALPLDAEECGADSVIEIDTVTRENAGVELDDIVIVTKADLEKASRITLCPRNKAFLYDPSKSKRLTNRLEGLPVTVGDRVSVRVSAAKTEDFDVLTTMPEHSVVISQKTRMDVIQRPKNKVDAERVSYTDIGGLSSQIKRIKEILELPIRFPSLFEKLGVQPPRGILLTGPPGSGKTLLAKAIAFETDSNFQVINGPEVIHRFYGESEAKLRQIFENATKNQPSIIFLDELDAIAPRRDKVTGDVEKRVVAQLLSLMDGLTHRGNVTVIGATNLPDMIDPALRRPGRFDREIHLPVPDTKARLEIFQVHSRSMPLSSDVDLQRLSELSSGYVGADIENLCREAAINSLTNILPDMEQDFVSNVAHSFLVEVGMEDFLEALRNIDPSAIREIVAEIPKTSWDDVGGLENVKDDLIESVIWPMKHRNFYEALDVESPKGILLHGPPGTGKTLLAKALANRTDVNFISIKGAELLSKYVGESERAVREVFKKAKQVSPCIVFFDELDALCPRRSESNSTRVSERVVSQLLAEIDGVEELPDVLVLAATNRIDMIEPALLRPGRFDLVVEIPTPSKEEILEILKIHTRKKPLGTDVKLTALAEQLEGRTGADVKLVCNRASLHAIKEHLGKNRKVIKLCRRHFDLALSELQKRNA
- a CDS encoding DNA replication/repair protein RecF; this translates as MASQVQLKHLSLRNYRNYENLSLPFYTGLNVIHGRNAQGKTNLLEAIYLVCGMRPFSGAKNSELVRFGCEASLVKGEILSANGLNEVHITIKKEGRHTRLNSKTVRSISQHFGRFKVVLFLPSDIEIVKGGLQARRNYLDSVVSAVHPAHIKQLRDYQRAVSQRNHVLGLKEKLSPLSVELWDDQIARIGADIVGRRIEMIKSFNRKLAEVYGEHGESDTSARVSYGFSFERRADIVEAIREALSKNFPSDRKRGHTTVGPHRDRVGFLLNGQDASRFASQGQSKNLVLALKASEIRLFKEHTGTNPILLLDDITSELDIKRRSFLFKTLSEFTGQVFVTSTDKNEIPRRGEFHSFLVDSGRVKAGA
- a CDS encoding MBL fold metallo-hydrolase, producing MDLKIIDINFFMKETVASYLIETGEGPMLIETGPDTAFENLKSGLSDLGYAPSDVKHVFVTHIHLDHSGAAWHFAEAGSTIYVHPVGAPHLVDPEKLMRSATRIYGDKMDELWGEVRGMDQSSVVAIEDGQVINIGGVEVRVVETAGHAGHHHCYLIENALFTGDTAGCLMAGGPMVPATPPPEIHLEKWNASIEKMREISPDIIYLTHFGGYTDVGPMLDAAAEKLEEWSEWIGERLLAGKSDEEITEEFGAYFKEIFEREGTSEDVYRKYELMAPYYMNAGGLIRYWRRHRLSDS
- the mgtE gene encoding magnesium transporter, with translation MPVNVKKTVKKIDRAVKKENWDAVRSITQSMHPSEIASLLQASLQKEKHLILEALDAEVASEVYFQLNPEERVSLLKPMRETSLTAMAEEMESDDAADFLGELPEDVAKKVLEAMDPEEREEVTPLLKYPQDSAGGIMQTEVLKSPHDATSRETVELIRQIEEEDEDDVEDLHMVYVVNETGRLVGRVFPLKLSTAAPDSPLWTIMDPVEITVTPEMDQEEVANIFRKYDEVSLPVVDSAGVLLGRITADDILDVISEEAGEDIYKLGGITGEGLHPVHTSIYDNVRLRAPWIMLALAGELVLAIIIMQKFQTTLENFIVLAALLPLVMATGGNVGVQTNTITVRTIAAGDFVKSQIKDLLLGELKVGLVLGIISGILGSLIGLLLNTAEADVTRLFLVIFAGIVGATLTTSFLGVAGPLVLNRLKMDPAVSSGPFLVTFNDIFGSAFYLFLGAALL
- a CDS encoding DUF4160 domain-containing protein — its product is MPELCRFYGIIIRMYFDDHAPPHFHAFYGEYQVLMNIETLAVLRGHLPPRAHGLVVEWASLRQDELWEAWNKIKRMETPDKIASLE
- a CDS encoding DUF2442 domain-containing protein yields the protein MIRATEIEPRDGYRIWLSYSDGTAGEINLSHLVGHGVFKAWNDRKCFEVVRITSYGAIAWGDDIELCPDALYMRLTGKSIGEMADVDASSANA